One Fusobacterium nucleatum genomic window carries:
- a CDS encoding diol dehydratase reactivase subunit alpha: MKLIVGIDIGNATTESTLAEVDGENIKVLGSSIEKTTGIKGTKENIKGVYQSLHKLFEKTERNLDELSLIRINEAAPVIGDVAMETITETIITESTMIGHNPSTPGGIGVGVGVSVLLNKIDDSFINKDVIALVPENIDFESAAFKINQLSSKGINIKGAIIQKDDAVLINNRLDKKIPIIDEVLHFDKIPLNMLTALEVADKGKVISMLSNPYGIATLFNLSSEETKMVVPISRALIGNRSAVVIKTPKGDVKSRIIPAGSIHIEGQMKNRNVSLDNGAEAIMLVLEQCYPVIDIWGEKGTNAGGMLERVRIVMAQLTNQDPKNIKIQDLLAVNTFVPQKVKGGIAEEFSMENAIGLAAMVKADKLQMEMIAMELQNKINKKVVVGGVEAEMAIIGALTTPGTAKPLAIIDMGAGSTDASIMTADNKISSCHLAGAGNMVTLLIDKELGINNLELSEDIKKYPLAKVESLFHIRHEDGSVQFFEETLNPSVFARVVILKEGNMIPLDSNQSLEKIKNVRREAKEKVFVTNTLRALKKVIPSGNIRDIDYVVLVGGSALDFEIPQMVTEALSHYGVVAGKGNIRGVEGPRNAVATGLALSYKGE; encoded by the coding sequence ATGAAACTTATTGTGGGAATAGATATAGGGAATGCAACAACAGAAAGTACTCTTGCAGAAGTTGATGGAGAAAATATAAAAGTCTTAGGCAGTAGCATAGAAAAAACAACAGGTATAAAAGGAACTAAAGAAAATATAAAAGGTGTCTATCAATCTTTACATAAACTATTTGAAAAAACTGAAAGGAACTTAGATGAGCTTTCACTTATAAGAATAAATGAAGCAGCCCCAGTAATTGGCGATGTTGCCATGGAAACTATCACTGAAACAATAATAACTGAATCAACGATGATTGGTCATAATCCTTCTACACCAGGAGGAATAGGGGTGGGAGTTGGGGTATCAGTTCTTTTAAATAAAATAGATGATAGTTTCATAAATAAAGATGTAATAGCACTTGTACCTGAAAATATTGATTTTGAAAGTGCAGCCTTTAAAATAAATCAATTAAGTTCAAAAGGAATTAATATAAAAGGAGCTATTATCCAAAAAGACGATGCTGTCTTAATCAACAATAGACTTGATAAAAAAATTCCAATAATTGATGAAGTTTTACACTTTGATAAAATTCCTCTAAATATGCTAACAGCATTAGAAGTGGCAGATAAAGGAAAAGTTATTTCAATGTTATCAAATCCTTATGGAATAGCAACTCTTTTTAATCTTAGTTCAGAAGAAACAAAAATGGTGGTTCCAATTTCTAGAGCTTTGATAGGAAATAGATCAGCAGTTGTTATAAAAACTCCAAAAGGAGATGTAAAATCAAGAATTATCCCTGCAGGTTCAATCCATATTGAAGGACAGATGAAAAATAGAAATGTTTCCTTAGATAATGGTGCTGAAGCTATAATGTTAGTCCTTGAACAATGCTATCCTGTGATAGATATTTGGGGAGAAAAGGGTACTAATGCTGGTGGAATGCTTGAAAGAGTTAGAATTGTTATGGCTCAACTAACTAATCAAGACCCTAAGAATATAAAAATTCAAGATTTGTTAGCAGTTAATACTTTTGTTCCACAAAAAGTTAAAGGTGGAATAGCAGAAGAATTTTCAATGGAAAATGCTATTGGACTTGCTGCTATGGTAAAAGCTGACAAACTACAAATGGAAATGATAGCAATGGAGCTACAAAATAAGATAAACAAAAAAGTTGTAGTTGGTGGAGTTGAAGCTGAAATGGCTATTATAGGTGCTTTAACAACTCCTGGAACAGCAAAACCTTTAGCAATAATTGACATGGGAGCAGGTTCGACAGACGCTTCTATAATGACAGCAGATAACAAAATATCTTCTTGTCACTTAGCAGGAGCAGGTAATATGGTAACTTTGCTTATAGATAAAGAATTAGGTATAAATAACCTTGAGCTTTCAGAAGATATTAAAAAATATCCTTTGGCAAAAGTTGAAAGTCTATTCCATATAAGACATGAAGATGGAAGTGTACAATTCTTTGAAGAAACTCTTAATCCTAGTGTATTCGCAAGAGTAGTTATTTTAAAAGAAGGTAATATGATTCCTCTGGATTCTAACCAAAGTTTAGAAAAAATTAAAAATGTAAGAAGAGAAGCTAAAGAAAAAGTTTTTGTAACTAATACACTAAGAGCTTTAAAGAAAGTTATACCTAGTGGAAATATAAGAGATATAGATTATGTAGTTTTAGTTGGAGGTTCAGCACTTGACTTTGAAATACCTCAAATGGTTACAGAAGCTCTATCACATTATGGGGTAGTTGCTGGAAAAGGTAATATAAGAGGAGTTGAAGGACCAAGAAATGCTGTTGCAACTGGACTAGCTCTATCATATAAGGGGGAATAA
- a CDS encoding diol dehydratase small subunit, producing MDQELLERMVKEVMASLAGNSSINNEVAPKSTNKVNRQDYPLSIKRTDLVKSATGKKLEDITIENVMNGKIGAEDCRIAPETLEMQAQIAESVGRHAFARNLRRAAELIAVPDTRVLEIYNALRPYRSTKVELLAIADELEDKYNAKVNAQLVREAAELYEKRDRLRKD from the coding sequence TTGGATCAAGAATTATTAGAAAGAATGGTAAAAGAAGTTATGGCTTCTTTAGCAGGAAATAGCAGTATAAATAATGAAGTCGCTCCAAAGAGTACAAATAAAGTAAATCGTCAAGATTATCCTTTAAGTATAAAAAGAACAGATTTAGTTAAATCTGCAACAGGGAAAAAATTAGAAGATATTACTATTGAAAATGTTATGAATGGAAAAATTGGAGCAGAAGATTGTAGAATAGCTCCTGAAACTCTTGAAATGCAAGCTCAAATAGCTGAAAGTGTTGGTAGACATGCTTTTGCAAGAAATTTAAGAAGAGCTGCTGAACTTATAGCAGTTCCTGATACAAGAGTATTAGAAATATACAATGCTTTGAGACCATATAGATCTACAAAAGTAGAATTACTAGCAATAGCAGATGAATTAGAAGATAAATACAATGCAAAAGTTAATGCTCAACTTGTAAGAGAAGCAGCTGAATTATATGAAAAAAGAGATAGATTAAGAAAAGACTAA
- a CDS encoding propanediol/glycerol family dehydratase medium subunit: MQLNDKDIRSIIEEVVKRYLSSSENSEKKDTPVNTVRTEERVGNKLELIDEGQAQKGTRSDEVIIAVAPAFGIYQTETITHIPHADVLKEIMAGIEEEGLVPRVIRVLRTSDVSILANDGAKLSGSGIGIGIQSKGTAVIHQKDLFPLTNLELFPQAPLIQREHYRMIGKNAAKYAKGESPKPVPQMNDQMARPKYQSIAALLHIKETEHVKVNAKPIQLKVVFK; encoded by the coding sequence ATGCAACTAAATGATAAAGATATCAGAAGTATCATAGAAGAAGTAGTAAAAAGATATTTAAGTAGCTCTGAAAATTCTGAAAAAAAAGATACTCCTGTTAATACAGTAAGAACAGAAGAAAGAGTTGGAAATAAATTAGAATTAATTGATGAAGGGCAAGCTCAAAAAGGAACAAGAAGTGATGAAGTTATAATCGCAGTAGCTCCTGCTTTTGGAATATATCAAACAGAAACTATAACTCATATACCACATGCTGATGTTTTAAAAGAAATTATGGCGGGTATAGAAGAAGAAGGTTTAGTTCCAAGAGTTATAAGAGTATTAAGAACATCTGATGTTTCAATACTTGCAAATGATGGAGCAAAATTAAGTGGTTCAGGAATAGGTATAGGAATACAATCAAAAGGAACAGCTGTTATACACCAAAAGGATTTATTCCCATTGACTAACCTAGAATTATTCCCACAAGCTCCTTTGATTCAAAGAGAACATTATAGAATGATAGGAAAGAATGCAGCTAAGTATGCAAAAGGGGAATCTCCTAAGCCAGTTCCACAAATGAATGACCAAATGGCTAGACCTAAATACCAATCAATAGCAGCATTATTACATATAAAAGAAACTGAACATGTAAAGGTTAATGCAAAACCAATTCAATTAAAAGTAGTATTTAAATAA
- a CDS encoding propanediol/glycerol family dehydratase large subunit, protein MKSKRFEVLGNRPVNKDGYVKEWPEVGLIAMNSPLDPKPSIVIENGKVIELDGKKRENFDLLDYFIADYGIVLKNAEKVMAMDSLVIAKKLVDINITRDEVLEITLSLTPAKMAEVIGKLSVLEMMMAVNKMRARKTPSNQCHVTNLRDLPVQIAADAAEAALRGFAEQETTVAVARYAPFNAISLLIGAQAGRPGILTQCAVEEATELLLGMRGLTSYAETVSVYGTEPVFIDGDDTPWSKTFLASAYASRGLKMRYTSGSGSEVLMGYAEGCSMLYLECRCLFITKGAGVQGIQNGSVSCIGVPGAVPGGIREVLGENLVAMLLDLECASSNDQTFTHSDLRRVARSLMQMIPGTDFICSGYSSTPNYDNMFAGSNWDAEDYDDWNIIQRDLKIDAGLKPVREEEVIKVRNKAARAIQAVFDALGFPEITDEEVEAATYAHGSKDIPERDMVADMKAASEMMERGITGIDIVKALKSKGFDDLADSLLKLMKLRVSGDHLHTSAILDKDFNVISAVNDRNDYTGPGTGYQISAERWAELSNIENAVDASKIK, encoded by the coding sequence ATGAAGTCTAAACGTTTTGAAGTATTAGGTAATAGACCTGTTAATAAAGATGGATATGTAAAGGAATGGCCAGAAGTTGGATTAATAGCAATGAATTCACCTTTAGATCCAAAACCAAGTATAGTTATAGAAAATGGAAAAGTTATAGAATTAGATGGTAAAAAGAGAGAAAATTTTGATTTATTAGATTATTTCATAGCTGACTATGGAATAGTATTAAAAAATGCTGAAAAAGTTATGGCTATGGACTCATTAGTAATAGCTAAAAAACTTGTTGATATAAATATTACAAGAGATGAAGTATTAGAAATTACTTTATCTTTGACACCTGCAAAAATGGCAGAAGTAATTGGAAAATTATCAGTTCTTGAAATGATGATGGCAGTTAATAAGATGAGAGCAAGAAAAACTCCTTCTAATCAATGTCATGTTACAAACTTAAGAGACCTTCCAGTACAAATAGCTGCTGATGCTGCAGAAGCTGCATTAAGAGGATTTGCAGAACAAGAAACAACTGTTGCAGTTGCAAGATATGCTCCATTTAATGCAATTTCATTACTTATTGGAGCTCAAGCAGGTAGACCTGGAATTTTAACTCAATGTGCAGTTGAAGAAGCAACAGAACTTTTATTAGGAATGAGAGGACTTACATCTTATGCTGAAACAGTTTCAGTTTATGGAACAGAACCTGTATTTATTGATGGAGATGATACTCCTTGGTCAAAAACTTTCCTAGCTTCAGCTTATGCTTCAAGAGGATTAAAGATGAGATATACATCTGGATCTGGTTCAGAAGTATTAATGGGATATGCAGAAGGTTGCTCAATGTTATATCTAGAATGTCGTTGCTTATTTATAACAAAAGGAGCAGGAGTTCAAGGAATACAAAATGGATCTGTTAGTTGTATTGGAGTGCCAGGAGCTGTACCAGGTGGTATAAGAGAAGTTTTAGGAGAAAACTTAGTTGCAATGTTACTTGACCTTGAATGTGCTTCAAGTAATGACCAAACATTTACTCACTCAGATTTGAGAAGAGTTGCAAGATCTTTAATGCAAATGATACCAGGAACTGACTTTATTTGTTCAGGATATAGTTCAACTCCCAACTATGACAATATGTTTGCTGGTTCTAACTGGGATGCTGAAGACTATGATGACTGGAACATAATTCAAAGAGACTTAAAAATAGATGCTGGATTAAAACCAGTTAGAGAAGAAGAAGTAATAAAAGTAAGAAATAAAGCAGCTAGAGCTATACAAGCAGTATTTGATGCTTTAGGTTTCCCTGAAATAACAGATGAAGAAGTTGAAGCAGCTACTTATGCTCATGGAAGTAAAGATATACCTGAAAGAGATATGGTTGCAGATATGAAGGCAGCTAGTGAAATGATGGAAAGAGGAATAACAGGTATAGATATAGTTAAAGCTCTAAAATCAAAAGGTTTTGATGATTTAGCAGATAGCTTATTAAAATTAATGAAACTTAGAGTATCTGGAGACCACTTACATACATCTGCTATTTTAGATAAAGATTTTAATGTAATAAGTGCTGTAAATGATAGAAATGACTATACAGGACCTGGAACTGGATACCAAATTTCTGCTGAAAGATGGGCTGAACTTTCAAATATTGAAAATGCAGTGGATGCATCAAAGATTAAATAG
- the pduB gene encoding propanediol utilization microcompartment protein PduB yields the protein MQENLVQKMVAEVVEKLKNKGITENTEKVEEVTTCVGKAECRLTEFVGLTTHGHGIGLVIANVDPALHEAMGLDKKYRSIGIIGARTGAGPFIMAADEAVKATNTEVISIELPRDTEGGAGHGSLILFGAEDVSDVKRAVEVAINNVTEKFGDVYANSVGHIELQYTARASYAVNKAFGAPLGKAFGLIVGAPAAIGVVIADVALKAASVEALAYSSPSKGTSYSNESILAICGDSGAVKQAILAAKEVGVKLLEAMGGEAPSASHPYI from the coding sequence ATGCAAGAAAATTTAGTTCAAAAAATGGTAGCAGAAGTTGTAGAAAAACTGAAAAATAAAGGAATAACTGAAAACACAGAAAAAGTAGAAGAAGTCACTACTTGTGTTGGAAAAGCTGAATGCCGTTTGACAGAATTTGTAGGACTTACTACTCATGGACATGGTATAGGACTTGTAATTGCAAATGTTGACCCTGCATTACATGAAGCAATGGGACTTGATAAAAAATATCGTTCAATAGGGATCATTGGAGCAAGAACAGGGGCAGGTCCATTTATAATGGCAGCTGATGAAGCAGTAAAAGCTACAAATACTGAAGTTATTAGTATTGAATTACCAAGAGATACAGAAGGTGGAGCAGGACATGGTTCACTAATCTTATTTGGAGCAGAAGATGTATCAGATGTAAAAAGAGCAGTAGAAGTGGCAATTAATAATGTAACTGAAAAATTTGGAGATGTGTATGCTAACAGTGTTGGACATATAGAACTTCAATATACTGCAAGAGCTTCTTATGCTGTTAATAAAGCTTTTGGAGCACCATTAGGAAAAGCTTTTGGTTTAATTGTTGGAGCACCAGCTGCTATTGGTGTTGTTATTGCCGATGTTGCATTAAAGGCTGCGAGTGTTGAAGCATTAGCTTACTCATCTCCTTCAAAGGGAACTAGCTATTCAAACGAATCTATCTTAGCAATTTGTGGAGATTCAGGAGCAGTTAAACAAGCAATTTTAGCAGCAAAAGAAGTTGGAGTAAAACTTCTTGAAGCAATGGGTGGAGAAGCACCATCTGCATCTCATCCTTACATTTAA
- a CDS encoding iron-containing alcohol dehydrogenase, translating into MKIFEVNTEIYVEDKFDEIVNKIKPKKVFIVTDSVMSKIGMTKKFENILIKKNIEYKIFDEVEVDPSFEVVNKALNKVIDFLPDIIVGIGGGSSLDTAKSIKYFIKKSNLHIPLIALPTTSGTGSEVTSYAVLTDKKNNIKIPLKDDEMIPEYAILDPDLTKTLPKSVVADSGIDALTHAIESYTCKGANFYTKMYALSAIRLIFKNLLRMYRDIKDEEARTEMAKASCIAGFAFEKSGLGINHSVAHTIGGKFHIAHGKINGIILPYVIRFNSEDKTTAQRYYEISKDLGFPANSIEEGAESLALAVELLNKSLNLPSCVKDLAIDEEKYRNEIEFMSKSALEDICTSGNIREVNLEDLKKLFKKVYG; encoded by the coding sequence ATGAAAATTTTTGAAGTAAATACAGAAATATATGTGGAAGATAAATTTGATGAAATTGTCAATAAAATTAAACCAAAAAAAGTTTTTATAGTAACTGATTCAGTTATGTCAAAAATAGGAATGACTAAAAAATTTGAAAATATCCTTATTAAAAAAAATATAGAATATAAAATTTTTGATGAAGTTGAAGTTGATCCATCTTTTGAAGTAGTAAATAAAGCATTGAATAAAGTTATTGATTTTCTCCCAGATATAATAGTTGGAATTGGAGGTGGTTCTTCTCTTGATACTGCTAAGTCAATTAAATATTTTATAAAAAAATCTAATCTTCATATACCTTTGATAGCTTTGCCTACTACAAGTGGAACAGGCTCTGAGGTAACTTCTTATGCAGTCTTGACAGACAAAAAGAATAATATCAAAATTCCACTAAAAGATGATGAAATGATACCTGAATATGCAATACTTGATCCTGATCTTACAAAAACTTTACCCAAGTCAGTTGTGGCAGATTCAGGTATAGATGCCCTAACTCATGCTATTGAATCATATACTTGTAAAGGAGCAAATTTTTACACTAAGATGTATGCTCTTTCTGCCATAAGACTCATATTTAAAAATCTTTTAAGAATGTATAGAGATATAAAAGATGAAGAAGCTAGAACAGAAATGGCAAAGGCATCTTGTATAGCAGGTTTTGCTTTTGAAAAATCTGGTTTAGGAATAAATCATAGTGTGGCTCATACTATTGGTGGTAAATTTCATATAGCTCATGGAAAAATTAATGGAATTATTCTACCTTATGTAATTAGATTTAATTCAGAGGATAAAACTACTGCTCAAAGATATTATGAAATTTCAAAAGATTTAGGTTTTCCTGCAAATAGTATAGAAGAAGGAGCTGAGAGTTTAGCACTAGCTGTTGAACTATTGAATAAAAGCTTAAATCTTCCTAGTTGTGTAAAAGACTTAGCAATAGATGAAGAAAAGTATAGAAATGAAATAGAATTTATGTCTAAATCTGCACTTGAAGATATTTGTACAAGTGGAAATATAAGAGAAGTAAATTTAGAAGATTTAAAGAAATTATTTAAAAAAGTATATGGGTAG
- a CDS encoding response regulator yields MQIHKKITTINTFLLFVFVILFVYFFNIEISLNNLLKFLFFIFIFFIMSNFFTKFFLVNTYKTIQKLDKVLSLLHNQFIAELENNFLSLQECFSEVFSTVKLDILDILVKEEEIKKEKEKAEILSAELKELNKSLEDKVNERTRELSISKEIAESANKAKNEFLAKISHEMRTPLTPIIGYSRILAKEINDSSSKEKLEIIHTSGIKLLNFTNELLDFSKIESGKVDLNYETFNIRTLFQDIYHEHIDLAKSKNINFKIDYLHANVSIYSDKIKIYEIAKNIIHNALKYTEKGFVLCDVFVENNTLFFNVYDSGIGISEENIKNIFESFVQIGNEQSGAGLGLSITKKLLEVLNGKIEVESKVGIGSTFKIQIPIETSQKEFENFSDVINKILNSNNIGIKTIFLKSILKLPLRIKDLKEAHKKQDIEEVRKINHLIKGTYGNLNLSLVYDISQKISIELKKENVSFDSVLHYIEELEYLTHTLDYNELFNIYLQFKERKIKILIAEDAEETRDFLKVLLETQLVEVICVENGLEALNLLKSEKFDLIFLDISMPVMDGVQTVTTIKANDNFKDIPVVALTAHAIIGYKEKYLNYGFDAYITKPINDSVLFSCLEKFVLNEKR; encoded by the coding sequence ATGCAAATACATAAAAAAATTACAACTATTAATACATTTCTCTTATTTGTTTTTGTTATATTGTTTGTATATTTTTTTAATATAGAAATTTCTTTAAATAATTTATTAAAATTTTTATTTTTTATTTTTATATTTTTTATAATGTCAAATTTTTTTACAAAATTTTTTTTAGTGAATACTTATAAAACTATACAGAAATTGGATAAAGTTCTTTCTCTACTTCATAATCAATTTATTGCTGAATTGGAGAATAATTTTTTAAGTTTACAAGAATGCTTTAGTGAGGTATTTTCAACAGTAAAACTTGATATTTTAGATATTTTAGTTAAGGAAGAGGAAATAAAAAAGGAAAAAGAAAAAGCTGAAATTCTAAGTGCTGAATTAAAGGAATTAAATAAGAGTTTGGAAGATAAAGTTAATGAAAGAACAAGAGAATTAAGTATTTCAAAAGAAATTGCAGAATCAGCAAATAAAGCTAAAAATGAGTTTTTGGCTAAAATTAGCCATGAGATGCGTACACCACTTACACCTATTATTGGATATTCAAGAATTTTAGCAAAAGAAATAAACGATTCTTCATCTAAGGAAAAATTAGAAATAATACATACTTCAGGTATAAAGTTACTTAATTTTACAAATGAACTTTTAGATTTTTCAAAAATAGAGTCTGGTAAGGTTGATTTAAACTACGAGACTTTTAATATAAGGACATTATTTCAAGATATCTATCATGAACATATTGATTTAGCTAAAAGTAAAAATATTAATTTTAAAATTGATTATTTACATGCTAATGTTTCAATTTATTCAGATAAGATAAAAATTTATGAAATTGCAAAAAATATTATCCATAATGCTTTAAAATATACAGAAAAAGGGTTTGTGTTATGTGATGTTTTTGTAGAAAATAATACTTTATTTTTTAATGTTTATGATAGTGGTATTGGAATTTCAGAAGAAAATATTAAAAATATCTTTGAAAGCTTTGTTCAAATTGGAAATGAGCAATCAGGAGCAGGTTTAGGTTTGAGTATTACTAAAAAATTACTTGAAGTCTTAAATGGAAAAATAGAGGTTGAAAGTAAGGTTGGTATAGGTTCTACTTTTAAAATTCAAATTCCTATTGAAACATCACAAAAAGAATTTGAAAATTTCTCTGATGTTATAAATAAAATTTTAAATTCAAATAACATTGGAATTAAAACAATATTTTTAAAGAGTATATTAAAATTACCATTGAGAATAAAAGATTTAAAAGAAGCTCATAAAAAACAAGATATTGAAGAGGTTAGAAAAATTAATCATCTAATAAAAGGTACTTATGGAAATCTTAATTTATCTCTTGTGTATGATATTTCTCAAAAAATATCTATTGAATTAAAAAAAGAAAATGTTTCTTTTGATTCAGTCTTACATTATATAGAAGAATTAGAATATTTAACTCATACCTTAGATTATAATGAGCTTTTTAATATCTACCTTCAATTTAAAGAAAGAAAAATTAAAATATTAATTGCAGAGGATGCAGAAGAAACAAGAGATTTCTTAAAAGTTTTATTAGAAACTCAGCTTGTTGAAGTTATATGTGTAGAAAATGGATTAGAGGCTTTAAACTTGCTAAAAAGTGAAAAATTTGATTTAATATTCTTAGATATATCCATGCCTGTTATGGATGGAGTGCAGACTGTCACTACAATAAAGGCAAATGATAATTTTAAAGATATTCCTGTTGTAGCTCTTACAGCACATGCAATAATAGGTTATAAGGAAAAATATTTAAACTATGGTTTTGATGCCTATATTACAAAACCAATAAATGATTCTGTTTTATTTAGTTGCTTAGAAAAATTTGTACTTAATGAGAAAAGGTGA
- a CDS encoding response regulator transcription factor — MIKLLIIEDSEETVDLIRLILSNESDIKIFDANSIKDSINLIKKDIFDIILLDLSLPDGNGTYVCEQVRKFPELYGKPFIIALTADTSQESVNRNLELGCDDYIKKPFDTEELLIRLKKFIKRLPQNKEVIIYENIKLFLSNKTVIYNDEFIDLSKNEFELLYYFIINKGLLLTRINILDNVWKENLDISDKAVDQCLKRLRKKLPILNDNLISKRGFGYILK; from the coding sequence ATGATAAAACTTTTAATAATAGAAGATTCAGAAGAAACAGTAGATTTAATAAGACTTATACTTTCTAATGAAAGTGATATAAAAATTTTTGATGCAAATAGCATAAAAGATAGTATAAATTTAATAAAAAAAGATATTTTTGATATCATATTACTTGACTTATCTCTACCTGATGGAAATGGTACTTATGTATGTGAACAAGTAAGAAAATTTCCTGAACTATATGGAAAACCATTTATTATAGCTCTCACAGCAGATACATCACAGGAAAGTGTAAATAGAAATCTTGAATTGGGTTGTGATGACTATATCAAAAAACCTTTTGATACTGAGGAGTTATTAATAAGATTAAAGAAATTTATAAAAAGATTGCCTCAAAACAAAGAAGTTATTATTTATGAGAATATAAAATTATTTTTGTCTAATAAGACTGTTATATATAATGATGAATTCATTGATTTATCAAAAAATGAATTTGAACTTTTATATTATTTTATTATAAATAAAGGACTTCTTTTAACAAGAATAAATATTTTAGATAATGTATGGAAAGAAAATTTGGATATAAGTGACAAAGCTGTGGATCAATGTCTAAAAAGATTAAGAAAAAAACTTCCTATTTTAAATGACAACCTTATTTCAAAAAGAGGCTTTGGCTACATTTTAAAGTAA
- a CDS encoding PocR ligand-binding domain-containing protein: MKFKVTTNNFLDIDFFQTLQDRFAEEFGIASIITDVNGVPLTKPSNFTDFCINHVRGCEVGLKKCQFFDAYGGCKAKINKKPIIYPCHAGLIDFASPIIMGDTQVGCFLCGQVLTEKPDENKFRVYAKELGIDEDKYIEALRKVKILPYERIEYIANFLYKISSKMSNFIYYQNMGISANEFYKNCIDEFHKHLEANENNKTENKNFSFNNILSKIFETLKINYKIDEKELSRINKNSDNISEKSSSIIRNIQDTIKNFNNFDIS, translated from the coding sequence ATGAAATTTAAAGTAACTACAAACAATTTTTTGGATATAGATTTTTTTCAAACTCTGCAAGATAGATTTGCTGAAGAATTTGGAATTGCAAGTATTATTACAGATGTAAATGGAGTTCCTTTAACTAAACCAAGTAATTTTACTGATTTTTGTATTAATCATGTTAGAGGTTGTGAGGTAGGATTAAAAAAATGTCAGTTTTTTGATGCTTATGGTGGATGTAAAGCAAAAATAAATAAAAAGCCTATTATTTATCCTTGCCATGCAGGACTAATTGATTTTGCAAGTCCAATTATTATGGGAGATACACAGGTAGGTTGCTTTCTTTGTGGACAAGTTTTAACTGAAAAACCAGATGAGAATAAATTTAGAGTTTATGCAAAAGAACTTGGTATTGATGAAGATAAATATATAGAGGCATTAAGGAAAGTGAAAATACTTCCCTATGAAAGAATAGAATATATTGCTAACTTCTTATATAAAATATCATCAAAGATGTCTAATTTTATATATTATCAAAATATGGGAATCTCTGCCAATGAATTCTATAAAAATTGTATAGATGAATTTCATAAACATTTAGAAGCTAATGAGAATAATAAAACTGAAAATAAAAATTTTTCTTTTAATAATATTTTAAGTAAAATTTTTGAAACTTTAAAAATAAATTATAAAATTGATGAAAAGGAGTTATCAAGAATAAATAAAAATTCTGATAATATTTCTGAAAAATCTTCATCTATAATCAGAAATATACAAGATACTATTAAAAATTTTAATAATTTTGATATATCATAG
- a CDS encoding DUF116 domain-containing protein — protein sequence MKKIYINLLKSLLYIAFIITTKFKKQKLNDYFSRKFLEINNDYVLKRIKKKLNGKILILLPHCIQLYDCEYKITSDINNCRVCGKCVVYNFVDIQNKYQNIEVKIATGGTLARKYVKEIRPSLIIAVACKRDLISGIKDAEPFLVYGVFNKIKNEPCINTTVVMDDIYKILDEINL from the coding sequence GTGAAAAAAATTTATATCAATCTTTTGAAGTCTTTGTTATATATAGCTTTCATTATCACAACAAAGTTTAAAAAACAAAAATTGAATGATTATTTTTCAAGGAAATTTTTAGAAATAAATAATGATTATGTATTGAAAAGGATAAAAAAGAAATTAAATGGTAAAATTTTGATACTTTTACCTCATTGTATCCAACTCTATGATTGTGAATATAAAATAACATCTGATATCAATAATTGTAGAGTTTGTGGAAAATGTGTAGTCTATAATTTTGTGGATATACAAAATAAATATCAAAATATAGAAGTAAAAATAGCAACTGGTGGGACACTTGCAAGAAAGTACGTCAAAGAGATAAGACCTAGTTTGATAATTGCAGTGGCTTGTAAAAGAGATTTAATAAGTGGAATAAAGGATGCAGAACCATTTTTAGTTTATGGAGTATTTAATAAAATTAAAAATGAACCTTGTATTAACACAACAGTTGTGATGGATGATATTTATAAAATTTTAGATGAAATAAATTTATAG